One Chitinophaga sp. H8 DNA window includes the following coding sequences:
- a CDS encoding RNA polymerase sigma-70 factor, protein MEQFVNIKEQKLQAFEVLFKKHYAALCTHAHSFLNRHELAEEVVQDTFLKIWEKFDELHIMVSEKAYLYRAVQNNCLNYLKQAKVKLQYGEELLQQLESRITLMELPSAHSPVDKLLHHELEQLTEQAIGKLPAQCQAVFRLSRFEEMSYPQIASQLDISINTVKTQMARALHKLREELLPLLK, encoded by the coding sequence TTGGAGCAGTTTGTTAATATTAAGGAGCAGAAATTACAGGCTTTTGAAGTGTTGTTCAAAAAGCACTATGCCGCCCTCTGCACTCATGCCCACAGCTTTTTAAACAGGCATGAACTGGCGGAAGAGGTGGTGCAGGATACCTTTTTGAAGATATGGGAAAAGTTTGATGAGCTGCATATTATGGTATCTGAAAAAGCATACCTGTACCGGGCGGTGCAAAATAATTGCCTGAATTATTTAAAACAGGCCAAAGTAAAACTGCAGTACGGAGAAGAGCTGCTGCAACAGCTGGAATCCCGCATTACTTTGATGGAACTTCCGTCTGCACATTCACCGGTAGATAAATTATTGCACCACGAATTGGAACAGCTTACGGAACAAGCGATTGGCAAACTGCCGGCACAATGCCAGGCCGTGTTCCGGTTAAGCCGCTTTGAAGAAATGAGTTACCCCCAAATTGCCAGCCAGCTGGACATTTCCATCAATACAGTAAAGACCCAGATGGCCCGTGCGCTCCATAAACTCCGGGAGGAATTACTGCCTTTGTTAAAATAA